A stretch of Microbacterium caowuchunii DNA encodes these proteins:
- a CDS encoding RidA family protein — MPKTRLVSDQLVEPIGHFSHAIITDSPRLLFISGMTAKNSEGGITGVGDVAAQTHQVCQNLKAVVEAAGGTLDDIARVDVFVRNMEDFKAIHEVRREYFKSDPPASTMIEISKFVHKDYLIEINAIAALPAVQGESA; from the coding sequence ATGCCGAAGACGCGTCTTGTCAGTGACCAGCTAGTTGAGCCGATCGGGCACTTTTCGCATGCGATCATTACCGATTCGCCGCGACTGCTGTTCATTTCCGGAATGACGGCCAAGAACTCCGAGGGTGGAATCACCGGGGTCGGCGACGTCGCCGCCCAGACTCACCAGGTGTGCCAGAACCTGAAGGCCGTCGTCGAGGCTGCCGGTGGCACGCTCGACGACATCGCCCGCGTGGACGTGTTCGTCCGCAACATGGAGGACTTCAAGGCGATCCACGAGGTCCGTCGTGAGTACTTCAAGAGCGACCCGCCCGCCTCGACGATGATCGAGATCTCGAAGTTCGTCCACAAGGACTACCTCATCGAGATCAACGCTATCGCCGCGCTGCCGGCGGTCCAGGGCGAATCCGCCTGA
- a CDS encoding VOC family protein, producing MSWGLIAEMGFITIQTTRLDEQIAATKTLLGLREVSRVGNAAYFAASDMHHEIVYIAGERDGIDHLSFRARDVDALNVIRQRVKDAGMTILSDQPLGIGIGEAFSFVGPEGYIFEIYVDMVRTWNPARPAGPERYGHINMHPSDVVRMKDFFVDILEFRVSDVIGTEFGYFLRCNSDHHGVALIKGRGSFHHHAWQTQSIADLGRMADRVDQMGQKLLWGPVRHGAGHNIAAYYEEPSGAVVELYADMEQIYDDAREPNVWPGGEDFGWVNRWMDYRPMDFRDFGIFPVERPAGH from the coding sequence ATGTCTTGGGGTTTGATCGCTGAGATGGGCTTCATCACCATCCAGACGACGAGGCTCGATGAACAGATCGCGGCCACGAAGACCCTGCTGGGTCTTCGCGAAGTCTCGCGGGTCGGTAACGCGGCGTACTTCGCCGCATCCGACATGCACCACGAGATCGTGTACATCGCGGGGGAGCGCGACGGCATCGACCATCTTTCCTTCCGGGCGCGCGATGTCGATGCACTGAATGTGATCCGGCAGCGTGTGAAGGACGCCGGGATGACGATCCTCTCGGACCAGCCGCTGGGGATCGGCATCGGGGAGGCATTCTCCTTCGTCGGTCCCGAGGGCTACATCTTCGAGATCTACGTGGACATGGTGCGCACCTGGAATCCGGCGCGGCCCGCTGGGCCGGAGCGCTATGGCCACATCAACATGCACCCGAGCGACGTCGTGCGGATGAAGGACTTCTTCGTCGACATCCTGGAGTTCCGGGTCTCGGACGTCATCGGCACGGAGTTCGGCTACTTCCTGCGCTGCAACTCCGACCACCACGGCGTCGCGCTGATCAAGGGTCGCGGGTCGTTCCACCACCACGCGTGGCAGACGCAGTCGATCGCGGACCTCGGCCGTATGGCCGACCGCGTGGACCAGATGGGGCAGAAGCTGCTGTGGGGTCCCGTGCGTCATGGCGCCGGCCACAACATCGCCGCGTACTACGAAGAGCCCAGCGGTGCCGTCGTGGAGCTGTATGCCGACATGGAGCAGATCTATGACGACGCCCGCGAACCCAATGTCTGGCCCGGTGGCGAGGACTTCGGCTGGGTGAACCGGTGGATGGATTACCGTCCGATGGACTTCCGCGACTTCGGGATCTTCCCCGTCGAGCGCCCCGCAGGACACTAG
- a CDS encoding fumarylacetoacetate hydrolase family protein: protein MKYVSFRAPNNGDTWGVLDNDRVYDLGPTGLALAADIVDAIENGSFGRRDLDLTAAPSYDVADIEYLPVIPAPAKIICVGVNYRTHQEETGKPAPKAPTIFTRFADSQMGHLAPAVYPAESSQFDYEGEMALVIGKPAYKVSADRAMEYVAGYAAYNDFSVRDWQRASTQWVPGKNFPATGAFGPWLIEAGALAPLDQVTLQTRVNGEVRQNATLDDLVFDIPSLIEFVSTFTPLAAGDVIVTGTPGGVGLFMEPQGLLSVGDVVEVEITGLGVLRNEVVSG, encoded by the coding sequence ATGAAGTACGTTTCGTTCCGTGCGCCCAACAACGGCGACACCTGGGGTGTGCTGGACAACGACCGCGTGTACGACCTGGGGCCTACCGGCCTCGCGCTCGCGGCTGACATCGTCGACGCGATCGAGAACGGGTCGTTCGGTCGGCGTGACCTGGATCTGACCGCAGCACCGTCCTACGACGTCGCGGACATCGAGTACCTTCCGGTGATCCCGGCTCCGGCAAAGATCATCTGCGTGGGCGTGAACTACCGGACGCATCAGGAGGAGACCGGGAAGCCGGCTCCGAAGGCGCCCACGATCTTCACCCGGTTCGCGGACTCCCAGATGGGGCACCTCGCCCCCGCGGTGTACCCCGCCGAGTCGTCGCAGTTCGACTACGAGGGTGAGATGGCTCTGGTCATCGGTAAGCCGGCCTATAAGGTGAGCGCGGATCGGGCGATGGAGTACGTCGCCGGATACGCCGCGTACAACGACTTCAGCGTGCGCGACTGGCAGCGGGCGAGCACGCAGTGGGTGCCCGGCAAGAACTTTCCCGCCACCGGCGCGTTCGGGCCCTGGCTGATCGAGGCCGGCGCGCTGGCGCCGCTGGACCAGGTGACCCTGCAGACCCGCGTGAACGGCGAAGTCCGCCAGAACGCGACTCTGGACGATCTGGTCTTCGACATCCCGAGCCTGATCGAGTTCGTGTCGACATTCACGCCGCTTGCGGCCGGTGACGTCATCGTCACCGGCACTCCCGGCGGCGTCGGCCTCTTCATGGAGCCCCAGGGGCTGCTCTCGGTCGGCGACGTCGTCGAGGTGGAGATCACCGGTCTCGGTGTCCTGCGCAACGAGGTCGTCAGCGGCTGA
- a CDS encoding MarR family winged helix-turn-helix transcriptional regulator, translated as MTDRRLAIDAWESLFRAQHEIFEDISRDFDDSGLLQAEYDVLLTVSRAPDMTARLRDITRNMLISQPSVSRLVDRMVTRGLVSKCADPEDGRGTLVRATEEGNRVFRSVAAVHGRSIAERMKSLDDAELRTLLRLTAKLRPTQED; from the coding sequence ATGACCGACCGGCGGCTTGCCATCGACGCCTGGGAGAGCCTCTTCCGTGCCCAGCACGAGATCTTCGAGGACATCTCCCGAGACTTCGACGACAGCGGGCTCCTGCAGGCCGAGTACGACGTCCTGCTGACGGTCTCCCGCGCGCCCGACATGACTGCGCGCCTACGCGACATCACGCGCAACATGCTCATCAGCCAGCCGAGCGTGTCCCGCTTGGTCGATCGGATGGTCACCCGCGGACTGGTGTCCAAATGCGCCGACCCCGAGGACGGACGCGGCACCCTCGTGCGGGCCACGGAGGAGGGCAATCGGGTCTTCCGCTCCGTCGCCGCCGTGCACGGTCGGTCGATCGCCGAACGCATGAAATCCCTCGACGACGCCGAACTGCGCACCCTCCTGCGGCTCACCGCGAAGCTCCGGCCCACGCAGGAGGACTGA
- a CDS encoding ABC transporter permease, translating into MTRSLGLRRRNLLGVAGVASFVALWALASVTGLADPRHLPTPWQVVGAFGELLIDAGFWASLGETATAWLLGLAIAAVSAVVLGFVIGSSRLLRRLTNTLVELLRPVPAVALIPLAVLLFGLQIEATIMLVVYGCIWPVYVQVLYGVADVDAVAEQTARSYRFGVLARFRYLVWPTTLPYLMTGLRLSSTVGLVLAITAELIIGSPGLGFEIAVSQSGGAIARMYALVVVAGLLGTATNIVMRLVERKSLAWHPSIRSEVNA; encoded by the coding sequence ATGACCAGATCCCTTGGGTTGCGTCGCCGCAACTTGCTAGGGGTTGCGGGGGTCGCGAGCTTCGTTGCACTGTGGGCGCTCGCCTCAGTGACCGGGCTCGCCGACCCCCGTCATCTTCCGACGCCCTGGCAGGTGGTGGGCGCGTTCGGTGAACTCCTCATCGACGCAGGATTCTGGGCGTCGCTCGGCGAAACCGCCACCGCATGGCTGCTCGGTCTCGCGATCGCGGCAGTCAGTGCTGTGGTCCTCGGTTTCGTGATCGGTTCCAGCAGGTTGTTGCGGCGGCTGACCAATACGCTCGTCGAGCTCCTGCGCCCCGTTCCCGCCGTCGCGCTGATCCCGCTCGCGGTCCTGCTGTTCGGTCTCCAGATCGAAGCGACGATCATGCTCGTCGTCTACGGGTGCATCTGGCCCGTCTATGTCCAGGTTCTCTACGGTGTCGCGGATGTCGACGCGGTGGCCGAGCAGACGGCTCGGTCGTACCGCTTCGGTGTCCTGGCACGCTTCCGTTACCTCGTCTGGCCGACGACTCTTCCCTACCTGATGACGGGCCTGAGGCTCTCCAGCACGGTCGGACTGGTCCTCGCCATCACCGCCGAGCTGATCATCGGGTCACCCGGTCTCGGCTTCGAGATCGCGGTGTCGCAGTCCGGTGGAGCCATCGCCCGCATGTATGCCCTGGTCGTGGTCGCCGGTCTCCTCGGCACGGCGACGAACATCGTGATGCGACTCGTCGAGCGCAAGTCGCTCGCGTGGCACCCGTCGATTCGATCTGAGGTGAACGCATGA
- a CDS encoding ABC transporter permease → MNFLKSVFFALALPVVAVGIWWVVAGDGGNFFVPPPGEILERFFATWFGERFFVDVVPSVARLVAGLLLAVIGGVALGVLIGTTPALRDFLEPLLEFFRAIPAAVLLPILMLFLGPTDLLKVVLIFIGCLWPILLNTVEGVRSVDEVMTATARTYRISGWSRMRYLVLPSASPRIIAGVRQSLSVGLILMVISEMFASSSGIGYSIIQFQRMFAIADMWAGILLLGLIGVLLFVVFGFLERRILNWYFGLREVTNGS, encoded by the coding sequence ATGAACTTTCTGAAGAGCGTCTTCTTCGCGCTTGCGCTTCCGGTCGTCGCGGTCGGCATCTGGTGGGTCGTCGCCGGCGACGGTGGGAACTTCTTCGTCCCGCCGCCGGGTGAGATCCTCGAGCGCTTCTTCGCGACCTGGTTCGGCGAGCGCTTCTTCGTCGACGTCGTGCCCAGCGTGGCGCGTCTCGTCGCGGGTCTGCTGCTCGCTGTCATCGGCGGCGTCGCACTCGGTGTACTGATCGGCACCACACCGGCCCTGCGCGATTTCCTGGAGCCCCTCCTGGAGTTCTTCCGGGCGATCCCGGCAGCGGTGCTCCTGCCGATCCTGATGCTGTTCCTCGGCCCGACGGACCTGCTGAAGGTCGTACTCATCTTCATCGGCTGCCTCTGGCCGATCCTGCTGAACACAGTGGAGGGCGTCCGGTCGGTGGATGAGGTGATGACCGCCACCGCGCGCACCTACCGGATCTCCGGATGGAGCCGGATGCGGTACCTCGTCCTGCCCTCGGCGTCGCCGCGGATCATCGCCGGCGTCCGGCAGAGCCTCTCGGTCGGCCTCATCCTGATGGTCATCTCGGAGATGTTCGCCTCGTCGTCGGGCATCGGCTACAGCATCATCCAGTTCCAGCGGATGTTCGCAATCGCAGACATGTGGGCAGGAATCCTCCTGCTCGGCCTCATCGGCGTTCTCCTCTTCGTCGTCTTCGGCTTCCTCGAGCGACGAATCCTCAATTGGTACTTCGGACTGCGAGAGGTCACTAATGGCAGTTGA
- a CDS encoding L-serine ammonia-lyase, iron-sulfur-dependent, subunit alpha, which translates to MSAYVSAFELFSIGVGPSSSHTVGPMRAALDFAMRLREAVSLTATHRVACVLYGSLGATGIGHGTPDAVVAGLRGAAPETVDPAEVRYAWTEWPDGGELALAGTHRIRFSKDDITFAPRTRLPGHPNAMTLTATDAAGAILAEETYYSVGGGFIKRDGAPAAVATHAFPLEFSDAAGLLALCDELGITIAEAARRNEEALRSEVEVAEGLDRVWDAMSACVEAGLAADGELPGMLRVKRRAAAIRVQLEQAERENGRELPGEWLGAFALAVNEENAAGGRVVTAPTNGAAGIVPAVAMYWWRFLADSGLGVGNAVTPHGELVGSALLGFGAHRQLGPVLPDELDQAVVAEANRRRGIRRYLLTATALGSLFKANASISGAEGGCQAEVGSACAMAAGGLTAVMGGTNRQIENAAEIAMEHHLGLTCDPVGGLVQIPCIERNAIAAATAVTAARLALRGDGSHYVSLDTVVETMRQTGIDMSHKYKETSEGGLAVNVIEC; encoded by the coding sequence GTGAGCGCATATGTCTCCGCGTTCGAGCTCTTCTCCATCGGAGTAGGACCCTCGAGCTCCCATACCGTCGGCCCCATGCGGGCGGCCCTCGATTTCGCGATGCGTCTGCGGGAAGCGGTTTCGTTGACGGCCACCCATCGGGTCGCGTGCGTGCTCTACGGCTCGCTCGGCGCAACCGGTATCGGTCACGGCACGCCGGATGCGGTGGTGGCAGGGCTCCGCGGCGCGGCCCCGGAGACCGTCGACCCGGCCGAGGTGCGGTACGCCTGGACGGAGTGGCCAGACGGCGGCGAGCTGGCCCTGGCCGGCACGCACCGTATCCGCTTCAGCAAGGACGACATCACCTTCGCACCGCGCACCCGATTGCCCGGCCATCCCAACGCGATGACGTTGACGGCTACGGATGCGGCGGGCGCGATCCTCGCCGAGGAGACCTACTACTCCGTCGGGGGCGGGTTCATCAAGCGGGACGGGGCGCCCGCCGCGGTCGCGACGCACGCGTTCCCGCTCGAGTTCAGCGACGCCGCGGGGCTGCTGGCCCTGTGCGACGAGCTGGGCATCACGATCGCGGAGGCGGCACGGCGCAACGAGGAGGCGCTGCGCAGCGAGGTCGAGGTGGCGGAGGGACTCGATCGGGTCTGGGATGCCATGAGCGCCTGCGTCGAGGCGGGACTCGCCGCGGACGGGGAACTCCCCGGGATGTTGCGGGTCAAGCGCCGCGCCGCCGCCATCCGTGTGCAGCTGGAGCAGGCCGAGCGCGAGAACGGTCGGGAACTCCCGGGCGAGTGGCTGGGCGCGTTCGCGCTGGCCGTCAACGAGGAGAACGCGGCCGGCGGCCGCGTGGTCACGGCGCCCACCAACGGAGCAGCCGGGATCGTCCCGGCCGTGGCGATGTACTGGTGGCGCTTCCTCGCCGACTCCGGACTCGGCGTCGGCAACGCGGTCACGCCGCACGGAGAGCTCGTCGGAAGCGCCCTGCTCGGGTTCGGAGCGCACCGGCAGCTCGGCCCCGTGCTCCCCGACGAACTCGATCAGGCCGTCGTCGCCGAGGCGAACCGCCGCCGCGGGATCCGCCGCTACCTGCTGACCGCCACGGCGCTGGGATCCCTGTTCAAGGCCAACGCGTCCATCTCCGGTGCGGAGGGCGGATGCCAGGCCGAGGTCGGTTCCGCGTGCGCGATGGCGGCCGGAGGGCTCACCGCCGTGATGGGCGGGACCAACCGTCAGATCGAGAACGCCGCCGAGATCGCCATGGAACACCACCTGGGGCTGACCTGCGACCCGGTCGGTGGCCTGGTGCAGATCCCGTGCATCGAGCGCAACGCCATCGCGGCGGCGACGGCGGTCACTGCTGCACGCCTCGCCCTCCGCGGGGACGGCTCCCACTACGTGTCGCTCGACACGGTGGTCGAGACGATGCGGCAGACCGGGATCGACATGTCGCACAAGTACAAGGAGACCAGCGAGGGCGGACTCGCCGTCAACGTCATCGAGTGCTGA
- a CDS encoding ABC transporter ATP-binding protein, with protein MDSRPPLLQVSGLNKTYASSSGDYEAIRDLSFELRAGELVCLVGPSGSGKTTLLKCISGLMAPTRGEVRLSGTVISGAPRKMAVVFQEYGRSLFPWMRVEGNVGLPLKVAGVRTAERNKAVSEALHAVGLEHAGRKYPWQLSGGMQQRVAIARALAYKPEILLMDEPFAAVDAQTRAELEDLIRRIWKDLGVTVLFVTHDIDESVYLGERVLVLSGAPTVLADDVVVDLPEDRNQLETRALPRFAELRTRVYALIQEAKHYQQSASAASKQS; from the coding sequence ATGGATTCGCGTCCGCCGCTCCTTCAGGTTTCGGGTCTGAACAAGACCTACGCATCGTCCTCGGGCGACTACGAAGCCATCCGCGACCTGAGCTTCGAATTGCGGGCCGGGGAACTGGTCTGCCTGGTCGGTCCCTCCGGCTCGGGCAAGACGACTCTCCTCAAGTGCATCTCCGGTCTGATGGCACCCACGCGGGGCGAGGTGCGCCTGTCCGGGACGGTGATCTCCGGCGCACCGCGGAAGATGGCGGTCGTGTTCCAGGAGTACGGCCGTTCGCTGTTTCCCTGGATGCGGGTGGAGGGCAATGTCGGCCTGCCGCTCAAGGTGGCCGGCGTGCGCACCGCGGAGCGGAACAAGGCCGTGTCCGAGGCGCTGCACGCCGTGGGCCTCGAGCACGCGGGTCGGAAGTATCCGTGGCAGCTTTCCGGCGGTATGCAACAGCGCGTCGCGATCGCTCGCGCCCTCGCATACAAGCCGGAGATCCTGCTGATGGACGAACCGTTCGCGGCCGTCGATGCGCAGACTCGTGCGGAGCTCGAGGACCTGATCCGACGCATCTGGAAGGACCTCGGCGTCACCGTCCTCTTCGTCACCCACGACATCGACGAATCCGTCTACCTGGGTGAGCGCGTGCTGGTCCTCTCCGGTGCCCCCACCGTGCTGGCCGACGACGTCGTCGTCGACCTGCCGGAGGACCGCAACCAGCTCGAAACGCGTGCCCTGCCACGCTTCGCCGAACTCCGGACGCGCGTTTACGCGTTGATCCAGGAAGCGAAGCACTACCAGCAGTCGGCCAGCGCGGCGTCGAAGCAATCCTGA
- a CDS encoding DUF2804 domain-containing protein codes for MTEPELTVPVALTAPTGRLNRAAVGWARQPIVDTTGIPGRPWGRNKRWEYWNVVTPTHILALTVSSIDYAAVHEVWVFDRRTERVWQQGATVLPARGVELPGSLGDGPARARAKGLAIDIEEVPGGTRLRARIADAEFDVIAALPPGHERLAVVVPWSDTRFQYTVKDVARPAHGTVTTAGRTHEVPAGESWAVLDHGRGRWPYDIGWNWGAGSGVSHGRVIGIQVGGEWTAGTGVSENAFFVDGRLHKIHGEVVWEYDIARWREPWRVHGGGLDATFVPFFNKVTRTNLAVLSSATDQCFGQWSGTFRSAEGETVPFEGVVGWAEEVHNRW; via the coding sequence GTGACCGAACCCGAGCTGACAGTCCCCGTCGCGCTCACCGCGCCCACCGGCCGCCTGAACCGTGCCGCCGTCGGCTGGGCCCGGCAGCCGATCGTCGACACGACGGGCATCCCCGGGCGGCCGTGGGGGCGCAACAAGCGCTGGGAGTACTGGAACGTCGTCACGCCCACGCATATCCTCGCCCTGACCGTGTCGTCCATCGACTACGCGGCCGTGCACGAGGTGTGGGTGTTCGACCGGCGGACCGAGCGGGTGTGGCAGCAGGGCGCGACCGTGCTGCCGGCCCGCGGTGTCGAGCTGCCCGGCTCCCTCGGCGACGGGCCCGCACGGGCGCGCGCCAAGGGGCTGGCGATCGACATCGAGGAGGTCCCCGGGGGGACGCGCCTGCGCGCCCGCATCGCGGATGCCGAGTTCGACGTGATCGCGGCGCTCCCGCCGGGGCACGAGCGTCTCGCCGTCGTCGTCCCCTGGAGCGACACCCGCTTCCAGTACACCGTCAAGGACGTCGCCCGTCCCGCCCACGGCACGGTCACGACAGCGGGCCGGACCCACGAGGTCCCCGCCGGCGAGTCGTGGGCGGTGCTCGATCATGGGCGGGGGCGCTGGCCGTACGACATCGGATGGAACTGGGGAGCGGGCTCGGGGGTCTCCCACGGGCGGGTCATCGGCATCCAGGTCGGCGGGGAATGGACGGCCGGGACCGGGGTCTCGGAGAACGCGTTCTTCGTCGACGGGCGCCTGCACAAGATCCACGGCGAGGTGGTGTGGGAGTACGACATCGCGCGCTGGCGCGAACCCTGGCGGGTGCACGGCGGCGGGCTCGATGCGACGTTCGTCCCGTTCTTCAACAAGGTGACCCGGACGAACCTGGCCGTGCTCTCCAGTGCCACGGACCAGTGCTTCGGTCAGTGGAGCGGCACCTTCCGCAGCGCGGAGGGCGAGACCGTGCCGTTCGAGGGCGTCGTGGGCTGGGCGGAAGAGGTGCACAACCGCTGGTGA